CTTCGACGCCTGGGTGCGGGGCGACGTCGGGCACCAGGGCGATCCTGAGTGGCGGGCGTGCATCGAGAACGTGGACGGCTtcatctctgccttgctcctctcAGTGGAAAGCCAGAGGACCATCGGCTATGGTACCCGGATGGTGACGGCCAACTGCGCCGAGGGCGTCATCCTGCTGATGGCACAGTCCATCGTGGGCTCCATGATCGATGCCATGATGGTGGGCTGCATGTTTGTCAAGATCTCCCGGCCCAAGAAGCGCGCCCAAACCCTCATCTTCAGCAAGAACTGCGTCATCTCCCGCCGGGACGAGAAGCTCTGCCTGATGTTCCGCGTGGGGGACCTGCGGGAAAGCCACATGGTGGACGCCAAGATCCGGGCAAAGTTGATCAAGTCCCGGCAGACGGCTGAGGGGGAGTTCATCCCCCTGGAGCAGTCAGAGCTGAACCTGGGCTACGACACAGGGGAGGACCGTCTGTTCCTGGTCGAGCCCCAGATCATCTGCCATGTCATCAACTGCCACAGCCCCTTCTGGGACATGTCAGCAGAGTCGCTGCGCCGGGATCAGTTTgaaatcatcatcatcctcgAGGGCATCGTGGAGGCCACAGGCAAGTGGTCTGGGACAGGGGTCATGGTGGGGACAGGAGGGTCCTCTGAGGTCCTGGAGATGCTGGGCAAAACTGGGCTCAGGATTGGCCTCCTGCCCAAGAGGAAAGTGGGAGTGGAAATGGGAGTGGGAGTGGAAGTGAGAGTGAGAGTGGGACTGAGAGTGGGAGTGGgagtgggaatgggaaggggaagTGGAAGTGGAAGGGGGAATGGGAataggaatgggaatgggaatgggaatgggaatgggaatgggagtgggaatgggaatgggaatgggagtgGGAGTGGAAATGGAAGTGGGAGTGGGAATGGGAGTGggagtgggaatgggaatgggagtgggggtgggagtgggaatgggaaggggaatGGGAGTGGGAATGGGATTCGGAATGGGAATGACAGTGGGAGTGGGACAGACTGGCTCCTCTGGGCAGTGGGTGGCTCAGGGCTGGAAGCCCCTCACTGGGCAGTGGGGGGCTTGTGGCGGTGCCCTGGCACGACTCAGCCATTGTCTCACCACAGGAATGACGTGCCAAGCCCGCACCTCCTACACGGAGGATGAGATCCTGTGGGGATACCGCTTCGAGCCCTGCATGTCCCTGGAGAAAGGCGCCTTCCACGTGGACTACAGCCGCTTCGAGATGACCTTCGAGGTGCAGACGCCGGCGGCCAGCGCCAAGGAGCTGCAcgagctgaaggagctggagcagcaggaccacTCCACGCTCAGCCTCTACTGGGACCACCTCCTGCACCCCTGTGTGCTGCCGGGGCCCGGCGAGGACGCGCTGCTGGGGATGAGCGGCCCCGGCAGTGTGGCCGAGGGCATCCGGGACGAGCCTCGGGAGCAGGGATTCCCTGCCTGAGCCCCCGGCCGGGGGTGCCCCACGCCGACAGTGCCATAGCCCACCCTCCTCCCTCGTGCCCTCACCCCTGGGGTGGGTTTTGTTCAGCTGTTCTTGTGCAGAGGAACACAGGACTGGAGGGGGCGAGTAAAGGCTGTTCGTGacaaaaccacccaaaaccATCAGCAGTGTTTGGTTTGTTCTGGGGGGACTGgtggatggggaggagatggaacATCAACCTATACATcagagaaggggtggattccccatccctggaggtttttcaactgagattggccgtggcactgagtgccatgatctggtaaagggactggagttggaccaagggttggacttgatgatctcggaggtcttttccaacccaatccattctgattctgtgattctatgatcaatATACATCATAAATACagcatcccttccaaccccaatcCCCCACAAACACACATCCCCAccaaaaaccaagaaaaatttaaaaaaataaaagaggtgCAGGTCCTGCTGCATTTATGGAGCTGCAAACAGGTGTCTGTAGGTGCAAGGTCAGCGAGGGTCAATTGTGCATTGATTGCACAGAAAATGAGGGTTTGCATATTAAGCACGTGATTTACATGTGACTGGGATTCAAAAGCAGGTCGTTGGATGAATAACAAACACAAACTCGGTTTCAGAGCATAGGACATGATTGGGTCCTGCTGAGCAGGAACAGACTCGTGTCCGTGTCCattgccctgtccctgtcccattcccattccctgtccccatcccagtcccagttccattccctgcccctgtccatTCCCCATGCTCAGTCCCATTCCCCTGTCCCATTCTTGTTCCCACTCCCactcccattccctgcccctgtgccattcccatttccattccctgtgtcattccccttcccattcccactTCCACTCCTGTTCCTATTCCCATTTCCATTCCCTGTGccattccccttccccttcccactccCACTCCCATTCCTGTCTCCATTTCAAATTCCTGTCCCcactcccattcccattcccactcccattcccattcccattcccattcccattcccattccgTTCCCCCTCCCATTCCCATACCccctcccatccccattccccctCCCATTCCCCCTCCCATtctcattcccattcccattcccattcccattcccattcccattcccattcccattcccattcccattcccattcccattcccactccCATTCCCGCCATGTGTCTCCTCCgcgccgccagggggcgctgccGACCTGGCTCGCCCGTGCCCCATCAACACCCCACTCCCAGCGCGCACTTCCGGCGCGCCGCTCAACGTCATTTGCTGTGCGACGCGGTGACGCGCAGCGCTGTCTGGCGGCGGCCGAGGTGGGACCGAGACTGACCGGGACTGACCGGGGCCAACCGGGACTGACCAGCGGGGTCAGGCCGGGGCCGGAGCCCCGACACCGAGCGGGACGGGCCCGGGGTAGCGGCCCGAGCGCTGACGGCGGCTCTCCccgcagccctgccctggctcccccGCATGGCGCAGCTCTGAGGGGAGATGACCGACCAGGAGAACAACAACAGCATCTCCAGCAACCCCTTCGCCGCCCTTTTCGGCTCCGTCGCGGCCGCCAAACATTTCGCCGCCGTCCAGAAGCAGCAACAGCTGCGGCAACTCACAGGTGGGGGGCGAGGTTGTCCCGGAcaggggctgtgtccccccGGGGTTAGGGAATTTACCCCcggggcaggagctgtgtgtccccccggggcaggagctgtgtgtcCCCCCGG
This region of Pithys albifrons albifrons isolate INPA30051 chromosome 23, PitAlb_v1, whole genome shotgun sequence genomic DNA includes:
- the LOC139682204 gene encoding G protein-activated inward rectifier potassium channel 4-like, whose protein sequence is MVLPYARNSSSTGGWLAPEEPRGRSNSIPPAQTPTAKHMLAYLPRPPTDTSRYGTFPQKPDLPAAPRALVEDSQQQTTTTTVTTATAAATAKRSTPMPNYPSAPRRGGFVPSEASLPPSRGSLTAQHPRGRPSWCPQPAPQDAGARLYPLHALSVANIPNSARGRTSARSSTVPIPEGLQSRRCKLLEEDNPMLQGGKRQRQRYVTKVGKCQVNLGNIQDKKRFLSDIFTTIVDLKYRWFLFVFMMCYIVTWVVFGVIYFFDAWVRGDVGHQGDPEWRACIENVDGFISALLLSVESQRTIGYGTRMVTANCAEGVILLMAQSIVGSMIDAMMVGCMFVKISRPKKRAQTLIFSKNCVISRRDEKLCLMFRVGDLRESHMVDAKIRAKLIKSRQTAEGEFIPLEQSELNLGYDTGEDRLFLVEPQIICHVINCHSPFWDMSAESLRRDQFEIIIILEGIVEATGMTCQARTSYTEDEILWGYRFEPCMSLEKGAFHVDYSRFEMTFEVQTPAASAKELHELKELEQQDHSTLSLYWDHLLHPCVLPGPGEDALLGMSGPGSVAEGIRDEPREQGFPA